The genomic segment CTTTCCGCAAATGGCCGCCCCAATTTATACTTTCCTATCTTTTAAGAAAAACAAGCCCTCGCGGTCTTTCGCGAGAGCTTGTTTGCCTACATATATAAGGGGAACGCCTCCATCCCGCCGTCAGTCGTCCGTCGACCATTCGTTGTCTCCCGGCTTCAGCTCGCGGTCGATCGTCCTTCCGTCGAGCCGAAGAGACAATCGGGCGCTCATCCCTTCCGGAATCCGGGCACGCACGCGGACGGCTCCGTTTTCTTCCCGATACCAGCCCGCTTGAACGATGCCGAGCGGCGTCCGCACATCGGCTTCGGCGAATGTCAGGCCGTCCGGCAAGTACGGGCGGATGACCGCCTTAGTGAAGCCCGGCGCTTCCGACCGGATGCCGACAACGAACTCTTGCAATAGCCGGGCCGGATAACCGTTCCACGCATGGGAGTGGCTCTCGATATCTTCCCAGCCTTCCCACATCGTTTTCGCCCCTTGAACCAGCATGTAGCCCCAGCCGGGATACTCCCTCCGGTCCAGCAGCGCGAACGCTTCGGCCTCCCGTCCGTTCTCGAACAGCATGCGCAGCAGCGGCAGCGAGAGCACGGTGCGGCATTCCCAGGGCTGGCTCGCCACGGAATCGATCGCCGCCTCGCGGTCTTCCGCCGGCACGAGATCCGCCAGCAGCGCGATGGCCGTCACGCCCTGGTGCGTGGCGGACGATTCCGAGCTGTCCCGGAACCGCTTCGCCTCCGGGTCATACAATTGACCGACGATCCGGTCCGACAGCTCGGACGCCAGGTTGGCGTAAGCGCCCGCCTCTTTTTTCTGCCCGAGCAATTCCGCCGAACGGCTCACGATCCGAAGCGCCAGCACGAGCTTGATTTGCTGCACGGTCAGATGTTCTCCGGCGTGTTCGACCGTCGGGTACGGCCAGTCGCTGATATGCCAGCCTTTGTCGAGCGGCACGAGTCCCGTCTTAGGGTCGCGGATGCCAACGAAATAGTCGGTCATGCGGCGCGCCGTCTCAAAATGCTTCTCCAGCACCGCTATATAGCCCGACGCTTCGTACAGCTTCCACATCAGCGTCGCATAGTGCAGATCCCACTCCGGAATCTGAATATGGAAGTCCTTGTGTTCATAGTTGACCGGCGCGACGAACGGGAACGTGCCGTCGGCCAGCTGCGCGTCCGTGAAGTCGGAGAGCGTCTTGTCGACGATGTCGATCGCGTCGAAATTGTACAGCAGCGTCTCCGCCTGCAAATCCGTGTCCGCCGTATATTGCGCTTGCTCGCGGTGCGGACAATCGACCGTCTGCCCCAGCGTGTTGTTCTTCTGCGTCCGGATGGCCGCGGCGTACAGCGCGTTCAGATGCTCGTCCGAGCAGGAGAAGCTGCCTACGTACGCCATATCGGTATGCGCCCAGCAGACGGTCACTTCGCCGGGCATGATCTCATCCGGGTATCCGGTCACCTCGACGTAACGGAACGCCTTGAAGGAAAAGTCCGGCTGCCACGTTTCCGTCTCCTCTCCGCGCATCGTATATTCGTCGTAATAGTGATCCGAATGCTCGTTCGTCACGTTATGCTTGACCCGGCCGTTCTCGTCGAGATCCTCCGACATCCGGAGCCGGATCGTCGCGCCTGCGATTCCCTTGAGCTTAAACTTCGGCCAGCCCGAAACAATGCGCCCGGGATCGAACACCTGCGGCCGCTCCTCGTCTACATCGCTTCCCGCCGGCTGCGGCAGCTTCGCGCAGACAATCTCCTCCTCGATCGCGCCTTCCGGAATCCGCTGGACCGCCATCGGCCACTGTTCCCGAACGATCCTGGCGATCTTCGCCTTCAGCGTCGCCGCTTCCGCGTTGCCGGCGAAGCGCCATTCAGGGTCCAGCTTGCGCGCGTCGAACTTCTCGATCGCCGATACCCGGCGATTTTGCTGATAGGGCGTCCCCGTCTCGTGCGGCATCTCCTTCAGAACGCGCCATGTCGCGTCGGTCCGAACGACTTCCTCGGTGCCGTCAGCATAGGTCAAATGAAGCTGCAGCCTGAAGCCCGGCAACCCGTCGTAGTAGTTCTGGCCGCCCCCGCCGAGGTAATGGGCGTCCGCCGTCAGGCAGTTCGCGCCGCTCGCGAGCAGCGCCGTTACGTCGTAGGCTAGATAAGCTTTTCTTTTCTCGGGATTCGTCGGCGCAGGAGAGACAAACCCGCCCAGTTTCTTTCCGTTTACGTAGACTTTTGCCGTATGATGCGCGGAGTAAAACAGCTTGGCCGAAACGAGCGCCCCCCGCACCTTGAATTCCTTGCGGAAATAAGCGAAATCGTTAATTCGGATGCGGCGAGATCTCCATATCCAATCCGCCTCCCATACGACCTCCAGATCCGGTCGATACCTCACTGTAGTTCCCGGCTCTTTATCGCTTGCAATCACGATGCCGCCATCCTCTCCGCTTCATTTTTCATTAGCATACTAGAGAGAATCGGTTGCTTGTAGAGGGGGGCATATGATATGAATAGGGCAATCGCATCCGGATTGAAAGGAGTCGTACGCGTGCCCGCTACGCCGTTTAAGCTTGAAGGCAAGATTTTCTGGCAGCCCGAATTTCCTATTGCGGTGACGCGGGAACGCGAGCGGTTCACGCTGCCGATTCACATTCACGACTTTGTGGAAATTCAATTCGTGGCCGAGGGCAAGGGCTTCCATTATATCGGGGACGAACGGATTTACGTGGAAAAAGGCGATCTGTTCATCATTCCCGTCGGCACGAGGCACGTCTACCGCCCCGCATCGGAAGCGCCGAAGGACGAGCTGATCGTCTACAACTGCCTGTTCGACCCTTCCGTGCCGGCCATTCTCTCGCGCGCGTACCCGCTGCCTGCGACGGCGCTGCTGCTGCTGTCGGGCGACGACCGGCCGTACCGTCGGTTCAAGGATCTCTATCAAGAGGGGAAAGCTTGCATGGAGGCGCTCTACCGGGAATACGGCTCGCAATTGCCCGGCTACGAAGCCGTGCTCTACGCACGCCTGACCGAGCTTCTCGTCTGCCTGCATCGCCTGGAGACGGCCGGAAGCGCTGCCGTCGCGACAAGCTCCCGGTTGTCCGCCGCGCTCGACTACCTAGAGCGCCATATCGACCAACCGGTTACGCTGGCCGAAGTCGCCGCCCTCCTCCCGGTAAGCGCGAGCTACATGCAGCGCATGCTGAAGCGAGCGACGGGACAATCGTTCACCGAGTACGTGCAAAACCTGCGCATCCGCAAAAGCTGCGACCTGCTGCGCCGAACGACGCTGCCCGTCAAGGAAGTGGCCGCGCGGTCGGGGTATCGCGATTTGAAGTTTTTCCACGAGCTGTTCCGCAAAAAAACGGGGAAAACGCCTATCGCCTACCGTAACGACGGGGACGACGCTGGCTTCTAGACAACGCGAAGCTCCGGCGCGAAGACGGCGGACCTCTTCGGCCGCCGTCTCTTCCTCTCTTTATTCGCGCTCCCTGATCACGGCTCGTAATAAACTTCGACTTCTCCCAACTGAAGAACGTAATGCCCGTTATTGTCCGGGCGCAGCGCCGAAGCGGAGATTCGGATTTTATTCGTCGTATCGGCGTATCCCCAAGTATAGGCAAGCGCTGCCCCCGAGACAGGCTGGGATTCGTTCGTCCGCGTTACCCGATCCTGCCAATTGGCGCCGTCCCACACTTGAATCTTAAAATCTTTCGGATAGCCATAAGGCTCGGTACGGCCGACAAGGACGACCTTGTTGAACTTGACAGGGGTGCCCATATTAATTTCGATCCATTCGGCATGGTCGCTCGTTATCCCCGTCTGCGTAGAAAAATTGGTCGATCTGTTGCCGTCCGTAAGCCGGATCTTCGGCCATCCCGAATACTCGCTGCTTACCGTGACCGCGGCATTAAGCGCCAGGTTCGAAGGGGCTAGCGGCAATGCATACAATCTGCCCTCCCCCGGCGCAAAGGAGGCCGACATCGCGCCCGTAGCCGCGTCGTAATTCGTGGCGACTTCAGCTCCGGTCGTTTTGGAGATTTCCGTTACCGCGCTCGGCTTGGGCGAAAGCGTGAACGAGACGGTCCGCGAATTGACAGTATCCCGGTTCGTCACCATGACATACGCGCGTCCGTCGGCATCCGTCGAGTATCCGATCACCAACGGATCCGCAGCATTGGACGGCTGAAGGAAAAAGCTCGATGGCAGCGCGGTCGTGCCCGCGGGCAGCGATCCGGTATGATATACGGCCCGGGAGGTCAGCGACAATAGCTTGGGTCCGAGCTTTAACACCTCCGCGTTAATATTTTGAGCGTACGTATACGAGGCGTTCTTGGTCCCGTCCGGCAGCAGAATGCCGTCATGGAAAGGCTCTCCTTGTCCGGACGGCGTCTCGTAGGTGAAGTAATTGATTCCTTTGGCCCCGTAGGCGAGGCTGGTGTAGACTTGGTACCTCATTTCCGCTTCCGAAGGCGCCCTTAGCATCCCCGTCACGCCCACGGCTTGAATATAGGTCCAAAAGTCGATCGATGCCGCCAACGATTGCCTGCGTATGATTTCCATATTCGAATAATAATCGGCGCCGATGCCGCCGCTCGCGCTGAACGGATAATGATCGTACATCAGGAAATCGGGGTTTTTGCTGGCCCAGCGATAGACGTAATCTTCATAGGAAAAAGCGGTCAGGTTTTGATTAAGCGTAAACCAGAAATCGCCGCCGGAGGGACTGCCCGCCACGTAAGCCGTGCCGTCCTTCTCCCATTCCGTTCCGTTCGCCGACTTCACGACCCCACCGACGGAATTGTCCCCGCCGCCTCCATGAGTCAGCTCCCAGTAATAGCTTGTATTCGGGCTGACGGCCGCATTTAAAGTAAACTGTGGGTCGTTCGTGCTCGCTCCCGACAGCGTCTGCTGGGCGATCAAGCTCGTTTTGGCGGGAGAATTCCACAGCTTGAGCGTCAAAGGCTCGTTCGTGCCCCAGGTATTTTTGTCGATATGGAGCTGCATCGTCGATATCGCCGTCGTCTTCGAATTTGTTTTAAAAGACTGGCCGACGGATTGAGCCGGACTGACGAATACGCCCATCTGTCCGCCGAAACCGAGGTTGCCCGCATAGGTCGGAAGCAAATTCACGTACGTCAGATGATCCGGATCCGCCGCTCTGATTTTCTCGATCGTGCTCTGCAAACCGACCATCTTCTCCGCGGAAGGCTCATCGAGAAGGTGATAGCCGAGAAAGGCGCCGTTCGTTCGATAATGGCTCGTAATATCGGCGATGTCGGCCGCATACGGCTCCGCCCCTCCGACGAACATGCTCCTGGCGTAATGAAGGTTGAACCACAGATCGCGGCCGGTCTGGGCAACGCCGTCCCGGTAAGCCGTTCCTCCGCTATACGCGTCGGAATTATGATAGATCACGTAGCTTTGAGCCGATGGCCCGTCGGCGGTCAGCTCCATGTAATATGTCGTGTTCGGCGTAAGCCATTTATAAAAATAGAAGACGGGATGGATCGTACCCGCCGGCCCGGTAATCGACGAGCTCCCGATCAGGGTCGTTTTGCTTGGCGAATCGTAGAGCTTCAACGTCATCTTCTGACCGCTCGCCGGCAGATTCTGATCCATGAACAGCTCCACGGTGTCGATCGCGATATCCGGCGTATTCGGCGTCGTGAACGTCTGCCCGAACGAATGGCCGTAGTTGAGGAAATCTCCCCCGTCGCCCAGGTTTTGCAATTCGTTAAATTTATAAGAGTCCAGTCTTTCTTCCTGCACGACGCATTTCAAGCCGTTCGCGGCGCACTGCGTCAATGCGGCATCGTTAAGGGTTTGGTTGATGACGCCGTTCGTTAAGAGCACGTAGGTAGCGTTCATGTCCTTGATCTGTTTGTAATTATTGAACGTCGTGTCTTGAGGACCCGGAGACCAAAAGATTCCGATGGGAAACGGAGCGACCTTCGGATCGGGGATCGCGGCTTGCGCGGAAGAAAAAGCGGAGAAAACGAAAAACGTTGCCGATAGGCCTAGAAGGAACGGTGTCTTTTTTCTCACGATAGAACCTCCTTAAGTTGAGAACGCTTTCCAAAATCAATTTTCGCTTTGCGCTTCACGCTGGCGAAGAAAAGAATGGGCAGTCCTGGGGCCGTGGGGCGCACTTGAGTTGCCGCGGGCCGAAAGTGCTTTCGATTAGAAGCACTTGCGCGCATATGGGTTGGCTCCGGCCCAAATTGCTTCCGATTA from the Cohnella hashimotonis genome contains:
- a CDS encoding family 78 glycoside hydrolase catalytic domain, yielding MIASDKEPGTTVRYRPDLEVVWEADWIWRSRRIRINDFAYFRKEFKVRGALVSAKLFYSAHHTAKVYVNGKKLGGFVSPAPTNPEKRKAYLAYDVTALLASGANCLTADAHYLGGGGQNYYDGLPGFRLQLHLTYADGTEEVVRTDATWRVLKEMPHETGTPYQQNRRVSAIEKFDARKLDPEWRFAGNAEAATLKAKIARIVREQWPMAVQRIPEGAIEEEIVCAKLPQPAGSDVDEERPQVFDPGRIVSGWPKFKLKGIAGATIRLRMSEDLDENGRVKHNVTNEHSDHYYDEYTMRGEETETWQPDFSFKAFRYVEVTGYPDEIMPGEVTVCWAHTDMAYVGSFSCSDEHLNALYAAAIRTQKNNTLGQTVDCPHREQAQYTADTDLQAETLLYNFDAIDIVDKTLSDFTDAQLADGTFPFVAPVNYEHKDFHIQIPEWDLHYATLMWKLYEASGYIAVLEKHFETARRMTDYFVGIRDPKTGLVPLDKGWHISDWPYPTVEHAGEHLTVQQIKLVLALRIVSRSAELLGQKKEAGAYANLASELSDRIVGQLYDPEAKRFRDSSESSATHQGVTAIALLADLVPAEDREAAIDSVASQPWECRTVLSLPLLRMLFENGREAEAFALLDRREYPGWGYMLVQGAKTMWEGWEDIESHSHAWNGYPARLLQEFVVGIRSEAPGFTKAVIRPYLPDGLTFAEADVRTPLGIVQAGWYREENGAVRVRARIPEGMSARLSLRLDGRTIDRELKPGDNEWSTDD
- a CDS encoding AraC family transcriptional regulator: MNRAIASGLKGVVRVPATPFKLEGKIFWQPEFPIAVTRERERFTLPIHIHDFVEIQFVAEGKGFHYIGDERIYVEKGDLFIIPVGTRHVYRPASEAPKDELIVYNCLFDPSVPAILSRAYPLPATALLLLSGDDRPYRRFKDLYQEGKACMEALYREYGSQLPGYEAVLYARLTELLVCLHRLETAGSAAVATSSRLSAALDYLERHIDQPVTLAEVAALLPVSASYMQRMLKRATGQSFTEYVQNLRIRKSCDLLRRTTLPVKEVAARSGYRDLKFFHELFRKKTGKTPIAYRNDGDDAGF
- a CDS encoding discoidin domain-containing protein, giving the protein MRKKTPFLLGLSATFFVFSAFSSAQAAIPDPKVAPFPIGIFWSPGPQDTTFNNYKQIKDMNATYVLLTNGVINQTLNDAALTQCAANGLKCVVQEERLDSYKFNELQNLGDGGDFLNYGHSFGQTFTTPNTPDIAIDTVELFMDQNLPASGQKMTLKLYDSPSKTTLIGSSSITGPAGTIHPVFYFYKWLTPNTTYYMELTADGPSAQSYVIYHNSDAYSGGTAYRDGVAQTGRDLWFNLHYARSMFVGGAEPYAADIADITSHYRTNGAFLGYHLLDEPSAEKMVGLQSTIEKIRAADPDHLTYVNLLPTYAGNLGFGGQMGVFVSPAQSVGQSFKTNSKTTAISTMQLHIDKNTWGTNEPLTLKLWNSPAKTSLIAQQTLSGASTNDPQFTLNAAVSPNTSYYWELTHGGGGDNSVGGVVKSANGTEWEKDGTAYVAGSPSGGDFWFTLNQNLTAFSYEDYVYRWASKNPDFLMYDHYPFSASGGIGADYYSNMEIIRRQSLAASIDFWTYIQAVGVTGMLRAPSEAEMRYQVYTSLAYGAKGINYFTYETPSGQGEPFHDGILLPDGTKNASYTYAQNINAEVLKLGPKLLSLTSRAVYHTGSLPAGTTALPSSFFLQPSNAADPLVIGYSTDADGRAYVMVTNRDTVNSRTVSFTLSPKPSAVTEISKTTGAEVATNYDAATGAMSASFAPGEGRLYALPLAPSNLALNAAVTVSSEYSGWPKIRLTDGNRSTNFSTQTGITSDHAEWIEINMGTPVKFNKVVLVGRTEPYGYPKDFKIQVWDGANWQDRVTRTNESQPVSGAALAYTWGYADTTNKIRISASALRPDNNGHYVLQLGEVEVYYEP